In Paeniglutamicibacter kerguelensis, one genomic interval encodes:
- the dxs gene encoding 1-deoxy-D-xylulose-5-phosphate synthase, which yields MSLLQTINEPRDLQGLDMVEMHQLADEIRTFLIDNVARTGGHLGPNLGVVELTLGIHRIFESPRDSIIFDTGHQSYVHKLVTGRQDFATLRQQGGLSGYPERAESVHDIVESSHASSSLSWADGISRARKLTGESDRYVVALVGDGALTGGMAWEAVNNIAADKDRRVVIVVNDNGRSYAPTIGGLADQLAGLRRQLDKFRTRPAYEQTMDKLKGRLKDSGAIGQFAYKSLHATKKGFKDWWAPQGLFEDLGMKYLGPIDGHNQAAVEEALQQAKHFSGPVIVHVLTEKGRGYAPARADEADQFHAVGVIDPQTGEPLKKASARSWTSVFGEEIADIADERNDIVAITGAMLLPVGLKTMSERHPERVLDVGIAEQHAMTSAAGLAFGGLHPVVCVYATFLNRAFDQLLMDVALHKAGVTVVLDRAGVTGPDGPSHHGMWDMALMQIIPGVHLAAPRDAVRLCEELREAVAIKDAPTVVRFSKGEVGPEIVALERLHDGVEVLAKLGSGEERDVLIVSVGAMSELCLDVASRLNAQGITVTVVDPRWVLPVPRSIIGLAARHRIVVCIEDGVRAGGVGSRIRQEMRAAGVDTALNEVGLPTEFLAHGTRGEVMDRIGLSAAQIANDTLAQVLGTKVPFARPLPGQDLPTGQIPQL from the coding sequence GTGTCATTGCTTCAGACCATCAACGAGCCACGCGACCTGCAGGGTTTGGACATGGTCGAAATGCACCAGCTGGCCGACGAAATCCGGACGTTCCTCATCGACAACGTGGCACGCACCGGCGGGCACCTTGGCCCCAACCTCGGAGTGGTCGAGCTGACGCTCGGGATCCACCGGATCTTCGAATCCCCGCGCGATTCCATCATCTTCGACACCGGGCACCAGTCCTACGTGCACAAGCTGGTGACCGGACGCCAAGACTTCGCCACGCTGCGCCAGCAGGGAGGGCTTTCGGGCTACCCGGAACGCGCCGAATCCGTGCACGACATAGTTGAATCCTCGCACGCATCCTCCTCCCTTTCCTGGGCCGACGGAATTTCCCGCGCCCGCAAGCTCACCGGCGAATCGGACCGCTACGTCGTGGCGCTGGTCGGCGACGGGGCACTGACCGGAGGCATGGCCTGGGAAGCGGTCAACAACATCGCGGCCGACAAGGACCGCCGGGTGGTCATCGTCGTCAACGACAACGGACGCTCCTACGCGCCGACCATCGGCGGCCTGGCCGACCAGCTCGCGGGCCTCCGCCGGCAGCTCGACAAGTTCCGGACGCGTCCGGCCTACGAGCAGACCATGGACAAGCTCAAGGGCCGCCTCAAGGACTCCGGCGCCATTGGCCAGTTCGCCTACAAGTCGTTGCACGCCACCAAGAAGGGCTTCAAGGACTGGTGGGCGCCGCAGGGGCTTTTCGAGGACCTCGGCATGAAGTACCTCGGCCCCATCGACGGGCACAACCAGGCCGCTGTCGAAGAAGCCCTGCAGCAGGCCAAGCACTTCTCCGGTCCGGTCATTGTCCACGTGCTGACCGAAAAGGGCCGCGGCTACGCGCCGGCCCGAGCCGACGAGGCCGACCAGTTCCACGCCGTCGGCGTCATCGACCCGCAAACCGGCGAGCCGCTGAAGAAGGCCTCCGCGCGTTCCTGGACTTCCGTCTTCGGGGAGGAAATCGCTGACATCGCCGACGAGCGCAACGACATCGTTGCCATCACCGGGGCCATGCTGCTGCCGGTGGGACTCAAGACCATGTCCGAACGGCACCCCGAACGCGTGCTGGATGTCGGCATTGCAGAACAGCACGCGATGACTTCCGCTGCGGGCCTTGCCTTCGGCGGCCTGCACCCGGTGGTCTGCGTCTACGCGACCTTCCTGAACCGCGCCTTCGACCAGCTGCTCATGGACGTGGCACTGCACAAGGCTGGCGTCACGGTGGTCCTCGACCGCGCAGGCGTGACGGGCCCGGACGGGCCAAGCCACCACGGCATGTGGGACATGGCCCTGATGCAGATCATTCCCGGCGTGCACCTGGCCGCCCCCCGCGACGCGGTGCGCCTGTGCGAGGAACTGCGCGAAGCCGTAGCCATCAAGGACGCGCCGACCGTCGTCCGCTTCTCCAAGGGAGAGGTCGGGCCCGAGATCGTTGCGCTCGAGCGATTGCACGACGGCGTCGAGGTGTTGGCGAAGCTCGGTTCCGGCGAGGAGCGCGACGTGCTGATCGTCTCGGTCGGCGCCATGAGCGAACTCTGCCTGGATGTCGCAAGCAGGCTGAACGCCCAGGGCATCACCGTCACGGTCGTGGATCCGCGTTGGGTACTGCCGGTGCCGCGTTCGATCATCGGGCTGGCCGCCCGCCACCGCATCGTTGTCTGCATCGAGGACGGCGTGCGCGCCGGCGGCGTGGGTTCCCGGATCCGCCAGGAAATGCGTGCGGCAGGTGTCGACACGGCCCTGAACGAGGTCGGCCTGCCCACCGAATTCCTGGCACACGGAACCCGTGGCGAGGTCATGGACCGTATCGGGCTCAGCGCCGCGCAGATCGCCAACGACACCCTGGCGCAGGTCCTGGGCACCAAGGTGCCCTTCGCCCGTCCGCTGCCCGGCCAGGACCTGCCCACCGGACAGATCCCGCAGCTATGA
- a CDS encoding low molecular weight phosphatase family protein produces the protein MNSPDSDPRPTVLFVCNTNGGKSQMAAALLRQAAGKSVHVESAGLVPAHHVNELAADVVREAGADMRAEVPSALTEERLRAADRVIIVGEAQVPDLDGVEMERWIPAQAPEELSTERELMEFLRDDLAARVASLNEGLGGTRS, from the coding sequence ATGAACTCCCCAGATAGCGATCCACGGCCCACGGTCCTCTTTGTCTGCAACACCAACGGCGGCAAATCGCAGATGGCGGCGGCGCTGTTGCGCCAGGCCGCGGGAAAGTCGGTACACGTGGAATCCGCCGGGCTGGTTCCCGCCCACCACGTCAATGAGCTGGCCGCCGACGTGGTCCGGGAGGCCGGTGCAGACATGCGTGCCGAGGTTCCATCGGCGTTGACCGAGGAACGGCTGCGGGCAGCGGACCGGGTCATCATCGTGGGCGAGGCACAGGTTCCGGACCTGGACGGCGTGGAGATGGAACGTTGGATTCCCGCCCAAGCTCCGGAGGAACTGAGCACGGAGCGCGAGCTCATGGAGTTCCTGCGCGACGACCTTGCGGCACGGGTCGCGTCGCTGAACGAAGGTCTCGGCGGAACACGCAGCTGA